In the genome of Oryzias melastigma strain HK-1 linkage group LG19, ASM292280v2, whole genome shotgun sequence, the window aacatttcactAATGATTcccagtttttaaattaaacttaatgaCTTGTTTTCCACAACGACAGTGACCCAGTGGTGCCCGGGGCAGGTCGGCGGCGGctgggaggagactgacagcaGCAATGGCTCCTCCCACAACTCCTCTCAGGACATCAGTGCGAACAGCAGAGCGTCTGTGGGCAGCAAGTCGGCTGGAACAAggagccaatcaggagccagcagAGGGAGTAATGGAGACCTGTCAGAACGGTAAATGTTAagatttataaagaaaacaatcCTGTgattttatgaggaaaaagctgtaattttacGAGAACAAACACATACAATTCTGAGAAACTGTGTTAAGTTTAcatacttttttgaaaatattgactAGTTGGTTGTGGATGGTGATGCCTTAAGGGTTTCTAATAAGAATACATGTCCCATAATGCACTTGGACAGCTGCAACTAGACTGACAACCAAGAATTTCCTTATATTAAAGCTGAAATAACGACTTATATTGCTCTCTATGtaatgaaacaatattttagttatttttttgttttatatttttcttaataaacagacttttgcctcataaatgtaaaactttaatctagtaaattctCACCTTTGAATATATAAGTTTAGAACTTTAtacttgttaaaatgttatttttttgttaatatttctgagtttattttcataaaatgtttgtcataattttatgactttattttagtaaaaatattactttaaaaaaaatattatgactTTATTGACATAGtattacagctttttttccttattatcttacaatttttttctcaaaaataatactaaaaattatcaattttgctcctttattttcataaaattattatttttccttataATTTTAGAACTTTACTCTTataaagttacaacttttttcctaataattgtacgactttattcttgtaaaatatgagtttttgtcatacttttacaactttattctcgtacaTTTTCTCACAGTATTATAACTACATTCTTtcaaaattacaactttattccatataaatgttcaactttttttgttaaattataactttatttttgtaaaattcttgTAATCTTgtaatttattcttgtaaaattattttttttctcacaattttacacatttttagcagtttttttctcatttcattaTGACTATATTCTCAGAATTTTgcgactttatttttgtaaaagtaaaactttttttctcgtaattttatttttgtacattcttgacagttttttctcataaaattatgactttattctcctAAAATTGTGCACTTTTTCccatgaaaaacaactttttctcttATAATTTACTAACTTAATTCACTTAtacttcatttttgattttttttctcagaatattATGACTTCTTGAAAAATTACACCTTACTATTCTATTAAATTCTTTATAGTGActctaatactccgtcgtatcAGATATTTTGTCATCATTGATAATAAAGTTAAATGTCTAAATAaccacaaaatgaaatgttttgtctgttttataaGTTCTGTTTGAAGGACTGAAAAACACGtactaaatgtttttacaattttaaaaacttcacttaaaatgataaaatgatgggacaaaattaatgtttttttgtcctaaagttaacctaaaaatattaatgttattgtgaaatttataaaaaaaaaggtttaaaattacATGTTGATGCTTCACGTCTGTGTGCTTCCAGGGTGGAGGCCCTGCAGTTGGGCGACTGTGGCCAGGAGATGGCGCTCATCAACCGACTGACGGAAGGCTCCAGAGTTTTCCTGACCAGAGAGGAGTGTCAGCACTTCATCAAAGAGTCGGTGCATTTTCCTTCTGAAAACCACGTTTATTTCTTCAGCGTTTTCTTCACGTTTGCTCTCTAACCTCCCAGATGTTCCACTCTCAACTGCGACGTGGTCGTGGAGTTGCTGTCCAGCAAACTCCAGAACCCTTCAAGCGTTCTTCAGATGGTAATGTGGAACTCTGAGGAGTttcctgtgttttatttgaatctttctacagttttgtgtttcttgACTCCCACAGCGGGCTCTGTGTGCCATCTCGTGCCttatgacctctgaccttctctcCTTGGAGCAAATGTTCGGAGCGACCCGACGGAGGCTCCATCAGCTGAGCGacggctctcgaggacctgtGGCAAACAAAGCGACCAAGGTAGAGGAGAAGAAAGACGACCTGAAGGCAAacctatggagctaaattggggtcaaattatttaaaactcaaatcgaaaaaaatattggtgtttggccaaaaaaaaggtaaaatgtccaaaactttttgatattctaaaataaacttaattgttttcagctttaaatgttccaggttttaggtttcaaaactcaaattttatttatttatttatttatttttttaacttgtcttgtccaacagctgaacaaacagaaatgggctgagagcctctagttTTAAAACCTTTGGCCTCgttgtatggagctaaattggggccaatattgtttgaaacccaaataaaacaaactgaaaaaaatattggtgtttggccaaaaaaaagtaaaatatccaatattttttgatatttcaaaataaacttacttattttcagctacaaatgttcacatttttaggtttcaaaactcaaattttcaatttcaaaactttttttcagtttcaagttttttttgttttttgttttttcgaatgtgaaaatttcagtttcaaaacgtttggccctcattgattttgattcgtgttagccccgcccgaGCACGCCACAACCGTATGGAGataaatttgaattttccaaaactcaaattttcattttcaaaacttttttccactttcaactcTATTTCCgcctttgaaaatgaaaatttcagtctcaaaacttttggcccttatcgattttgattggtccttcgtgttagccccgccccaatgcgaCACAACggggcaaaaagttttgaaactgaaattttgagtttttaaacctaaaaacttgaacatttgaagctgaaaataattaagtttatgttagaattgcaaaacattttggacaatatacttttattttagccaaacaccaatattttttttcagtttgttttatttgggtttcaaataatattgaccccaatttagctccatacaatgaggctaaattgttttaaaataaacttttcagattcgaaaactaaaaaaaagagttgaagctaaaaaaaagttttgatattggaattttgagttttgaaacctaaaaaaatattttagagtaataaaaaaatttgggcattttacatttttttgaccaaacaccaacatttttttaatttgtttttttggggtttcaaataatattggccctaatttagctccatacaaagctgctttaaaaagttGGTTTTCGTTCCAGATTCTTCGACAGTTTGAAGCTCTCCTCGGTGGATCTCTGCACGCCGCCAAGCTCGACGCAGCGACCAGCAGGAATCCGTCCTCTTTCTCTGAAGACTCGGATCAGAACACAAACCTGAAACCTCGTCAATCTGCTCCAGATGAGCTGATgaaggacgaggaggaggagcttcaccGTGTCTCTGACAGAGCGGGACATCCGAACCTCGACTGCGATAAAGAACCCTCGCCGCCCCAGAAGAGCGCCCTGTCTCTTTTCAGCGGCATGGAGATGGTGACCAAAGTCACGCTGTGCGGAAAGGACACGAACACTGAAGACAGTTTAAGGTCGAATTACGTTTCACCCGATAGAGATGAGTCAGTTTCAGCGTTCTCTTTTCTAAACTCTTGACCCTATAGGCAGCTTCCTGAAGCTAAAACTGTCCTCCTGGTTCTGTCCTCCTCCTGTGACGGTCCAGTCTGTCAACGGCATCAACAGAACCGGGTCGTCGGGCTTTCTGATGGCTTCATTTCTAAACTAAACGAGAGTATTCGTCTGGATAGAAGGTAGGAGAGAAACGAGTGTTCAGGTTCGAAGAAGCAGGAAGAGTCGTGGTTTAACGTCGTCATGGTAACGGGCATCTAGAGGAACCTTCTCCACTAAAGAAACTGGGAGGACACTCAGCTTTCATGGAGATTTGCTAAATTAAAGGGACtcccagtattttttttctggtgtttaactgtttaactacctgaaaaagaaaaaaacaaaaaaaaaagtttttttttttgctatttattttcttgGTATGGAACCCCTAAAAGgacatcaaagttaaaaaaaaaaattaagtaaaaacatttttttttaaatacttaggCGCTCcgtaaaaaaattgaagttacaaaaaacaagttttagttAATaaccaaaacttgtttttctaaaaattaaagtggtaaaaaaaatttggttagtaactgatgcacaccagatagtaactattttctttttttcatttttttttttattgaattttaaaaaaaatgttctggttactaattgatgCACATccgttactaaccagaattttattattattattattattattatttcaaattttgaaaaaaaaaaaaatcagtttttccctttaggggctccataccttagggagtaatacacacaattagtatttttaaagacatgttttctaaatgtttcccaccgttATTCCATAtaaattttcaactttatttttgcaaatttataactttatttctcctataattttacgactttattcttctaaaattacaatttttttctcacaattttgaGCGGGCAGTTAAAGGATTAATTCTGCTGCTTTGACACATTAAAGTGTCGTCATGTGGCGGCTGCACGTTCTaattatttagcaaaaacaaaaatccaaacagaaaagaggaaatcAGTTGATAAACGGGTTTAAATaatgattattttcctttttggtttagatcagaagtgtccaaatccaggcctcgagggccggcctcctgctggttttcctgcCTCGTCTGCTGCTGCTTACCTGCGTCAGGTgcgtttagccaataaggagtcGGTAACCGGGCCTTCACCCCTGATACTATgtcttgctaaaaaaaatctgcggtGAGTTTGACGTGTTCGTGCCTTCAAAGAGAGGAATTTAGTTTTGATCGATGctgattatttattaaaatatctacGTAGATTACAGTTTGCATCctcaaaataacaaatttaaatCTCTAAAATGGGATTTTAGTGAATTTACTGatatcagattaaaaaaaaatcaatctgatCCTTTTTGTGGAGCTGAaataaacttcagaaaaaaaaatctaatctgttTTGGCCAAATGTACGGAGCCCCTTAAGGGACATCgaagcaaaaacaatttttatttatttatttttctattttattttatttttttactttctcaccagatagtaaatcttagtaaaaaattatttagaaaaacatttttttttttcttcgatgTCCCTCTCGGGGCTTCGTACAAACTACTAAATTCACTGTTTTTGTACCTTGTTGGGACACTATGGCTGCTTCAGGCTCATCCACCTCAGCTGCAGTTTGAACTATCAAAGAAAGTCTTCCATGTTGTTGAGGTTTCCTCATCACTGAGGGAATCTGGAAACTGTATTTTCACCAGAACAGACACATTTAGGAGTCGAGAGGCTGtgtgggtaaaagcaactttcaTTTAAAGATGAGCTTTATGGAACACTAAACCTTGTGGTGCAGAGAAGGTGACGCTACAATGACTCCCATGATTCATTTGGTTAAAGACtcccaataaaaaatgttttggtgttGTGGCATTCTTCTGatggacacatataaagaaaattaagcttaaaattgcatttctgagtattcctttattcaaatcactgtgaatcaggagcagatgaaaacggtttgaaaaaagtcagatttgtGAATTGAGGACGGAAACTGGATCTAAATGTCTTTGTGGTTCTTGTCTTCGCTTTTGCTCAGCAGTAACGTTGGGTTGTACTgtagtgaggggctgtaagtaaGCTTGTGggggagtgtgtaaacagatggatgatgggaaagggggatGGGGTTGCTATCTGAAAGCAATCGGAGTGTGTATCCTCCTAGACAAAAGCACCTATCAAGAAAGGTATTTTGTAAAGCTCCCCTGTCAGGAGTGTGCTATAAcgtttgtttaatatttttctggggaaaaaatcccataggaaatgaatgagatcaaGCAATTACCCATGATTCCTCAAAACCTTGAGTTAAGCACTTGTTTGATCTAAAGCAAACCTACTAGGTGAGGCTTTTTAAGTTTGTCAAAGCTAttagaatctaaaaaaatagtcatCATACAATtataaattctatttaaaaaccTACAAATTGCTTATACACCTTTAAAATCCCCTAAAATGGTTTGTAAACGCTATAAAAATGGATCTaagaactattaaaaaataccttTCAGAAGCTCTTTTGATAACTTTTAGAAACTAATtcgtttttgacacatttaccCATATTTGAATGCAGAAAAATttagctgctaaagatgctagtgctaatagctgaaaacactgaagctgattgccagctaaaataaataaataaaagacaaattagcctaaagaaacttcggttagccaaaacagctagcatgtagctgaaacccCCCCgactaaatttcaaaatatcctaaaaacctgaaaaaccctaaattagccaaattagctagcttttttattaGCCTAagtccaaaaaagcctaaacaataaaaaaaataaccctaAATTACCCATAAAAGCTAGCAAGAAATTTGTCACTGCTGTTATATTAAGTTTGAACATGTTTGGCGCCACCTAGTGAGtatttaaaagcatttgaagAGCTATTTCACTAGATTCATGAAAAAGGTTCATCTATGATCAAATTAGGaacttttgattttaaacaGCAACAAAATATTGATTGCTTTTAGCAATTATTCAAAGGAATTAAAAATCTAGTTttcaatgaactcctgctgcacaTGTGCtgtaattttggctaaaaacggctgAATTATAATAAAACGACTTAAAATCAACGAGAAGCCGATCGGAGTGAGTCAGTCACCACCAGAACAGTCTGTATTTCAGCTTCGACAGTTTTGgcatcactttattttaatgtccaACAGTTTGGAAGATTACAGAGCATATTCATCACTTTCACATTTGTTATGTGCAACACAGTGTACTGGTCATATTACACCATCCATACACAAATATGGCTGAGAGACTCATGACACACTGATCAACAATGTGTAAAGTGAAATGTAAACACGCAGTTTGACTTTTTGCTCCCGTCGTTCTCGTCGtcttctatggagctaaatcggggtCAAATTATTTGGAACCCGAATAATACAAAGTAAAATTTCgaaaatgtttttgctcttctaacataaacataattatttttcagcttcaaatgttcaatttttttaggtttcaaagctcaaaatttctatttcaaaactttttgtgttgctttcaattcttttttttccattttcgaatctgaaaatctCAGTTTCGAAACTTTTAGCCCTCATCGATTTTTATTGGTCCTTTGAGTTAGCCCCGCCCAAATGCACCACAATGGGGCCAAAGGTTTTGAACctgaaatttttagtttttaaacctaaaaaatagaaaattttaagatgaaaataatttattctagaatagtaaaaagttttggacatttaacattttttttggccaaacataatttttttttcaatttgtgtaatttatgtttcaaataatattagcaccaatttagctccatacaaccgggtcaaaagtttttaaaagttagattttcagattccaaaacaaaaaaaaaagttgaaagtggaaaaaaaagttttagaaaggtttgaaacctaaaaatcgtaacatttgaagctgaaaatatttaagtttgctTTAGAAGAGCAaactgttttttgacatttcttttggccaaacacaacattttttttcaatttgttttatttgggtttcacataatattggccccaatttagctccatacaattgggccaaaagttttgaaactgaaattttcaggttcaaaaagaaaaaaaaaagttgaaacagaaaaaaattgaaactgaaatttaaaattttgaaacctaaacatttgaacatttgaagctgaaaataattaagttgggtttagaatagcaaaaagttttggacatttcttttggccaaacacattgttttatttgggtttcaaatgaTATTGGCCCAAATTAAGCTCCATATTCTTCCAGCTCTATAAATAACCAGTCGTGTCTAAATTTAGATTCTTGCAGTTTACAAGCTGTGCTCTGTTAATAACATTTCTGTGTCAGAAATGATCTAACTTTGGTTAAAGTGAAGGTTTCCGGCTGATTTTTTTTGGGGCGGGGGGCAGATCCTGACACAAACATGCATCGGACTTCTCCGGCGGAGAAGGAATTATTAGTCAAAGTGCTTTTCTTGTTCGCAAGCACTTGTCGATAGCACCCGTGAACGCGTCCATGTAAAGAGAACGATTCCTCTTG includes:
- the tepsin gene encoding AP-4 complex accessory subunit Tepsin isoform X3, whose product is MATFLERLAFLQKVPTLMKATADDENPCPGYLFQEIGKISHESLGCGQCLLEYLLERLQVESCHVKLKVLKIFVHLCGHGSDHFLTELRRNSTFIQQASVYSGPPDPVHGTALYQKVRSTAQEVARLLFTDSIVTKSSMSSHAVAPPRTDLSICGSPGMGPALSHRSALQGFGYSPGKQTAVSESLLDKIQKAAEVVASAVLPPTEQQGIRLHDNHYCAVFAPSAPIEVAVPALTQWCPGQVGGGWEETDSSNGSSHNSSQDISANSRASVGSKSAGTRSQSGASRGSNGDLSERVEALQLGDCGQEMALINRLTEGSRVFLTREECQHFIKECSTLNCDVVVELLSSKLQNPSSVLQMRALCAISCLMTSDLLSLEQMFGATRRRLHQLSDGSRGPVANKATKILRQFEALLGGSLHAAKLDAATSRNPSSFSEDSDQNTNLKPRQSAPDELMKDEEEELHRVSDRAGHPNLDCDKEPSPPQKSALSLFSGMEMVTKVTLCGKDTNTEDSLRSNYVSPDRDESVSAFSFLNS
- the tepsin gene encoding AP-4 complex accessory subunit Tepsin isoform X1, with the translated sequence MATFLERLAFLQKVPTLMKATADDENPCPGYLFQEIGKISHESLGCGQCLLEYLLERLQVESCHVKLKVLKIFVHLCGHGSDHFLTELRRNSTFIQQASVYSGPPDPVHGTALYQKVRSTAQEVARLLFTDSIVTKSSMSSHAVAPPRTDLSICGSPGMGPALSHRSALQGFGYSPGKQTAVSESLLDKIQKAAEVVASAVLPPTEQQGIRLHDNHYCAVFAPSAPIEVAVPACAYNHPDRKPKVTQWCPGQVGGGWEETDSSNGSSHNSSQDISANSRASVGSKSAGTRSQSGASRGSNGDLSERVEALQLGDCGQEMALINRLTEGSRVFLTREECQHFIKECSTLNCDVVVELLSSKLQNPSSVLQMRALCAISCLMTSDLLSLEQMFGATRRRLHQLSDGSRGPVANKATKILRQFEALLGGSLHAAKLDAATSRNPSSFSEDSDQNTNLKPRQSAPDELMKDEEEELHRVSDRAGHPNLDCDKEPSPPQKSALSLFSGMEMVTKVTLCGKDTNTEDSLRSNYVSPDRDESVSAFSFLNS
- the tepsin gene encoding AP-4 complex accessory subunit Tepsin isoform X2 translates to MATFLERLAFLQKVPTLMKATADDENPCPGYLFQEIGKISHESLGCGQCLLEYLLERLQVESCHVKLKVLKIFVHLCGHGSDHFLTELRRNSTFIQQASVYSGPPDPVHGTALYQKVRSTAQEVARLLFTDSIVTKSSMSSHAVAPPRTGMGPALSHRSALQGFGYSPGKQTAVSESLLDKIQKAAEVVASAVLPPTEQQGIRLHDNHYCAVFAPSAPIEVAVPACAYNHPDRKPKVTQWCPGQVGGGWEETDSSNGSSHNSSQDISANSRASVGSKSAGTRSQSGASRGSNGDLSERVEALQLGDCGQEMALINRLTEGSRVFLTREECQHFIKECSTLNCDVVVELLSSKLQNPSSVLQMRALCAISCLMTSDLLSLEQMFGATRRRLHQLSDGSRGPVANKATKILRQFEALLGGSLHAAKLDAATSRNPSSFSEDSDQNTNLKPRQSAPDELMKDEEEELHRVSDRAGHPNLDCDKEPSPPQKSALSLFSGMEMVTKVTLCGKDTNTEDSLRSNYVSPDRDESVSAFSFLNS